CCAGTAAATCCCTTAATCTATGAGCATGCACGGTAAACTCAAGTGAGCTGTACTGTTACAttcaagggaggaaaaaaaaataaccaattattagctgaggcatgtgaatattagctgtgactgacatatttaactgtataaatgccttgtagtttctcggtgcagtgtgctagctttggtggttaccacctagcacaatctttgcacaaaaattacttgaataaaatacctccgctctgtgtgttgtttggcattttgcacaccgGGTGAATGAACCCACTTTTTGGGCTAACACCCTTGTTGCAGTCCCTGCTCTCCGCTGCACCTtgcccagctgcagaggaagccTGACAGACTCCCTTCATGCAGTGTGGTGCTTGGGGGCAGCGGTAAGATGCGGACATCTCATAACACGGCATTTGCTCTTTGTACCACGCATGGATAAGGCCTACAGCCCTTCGACCTTCAAGCAGGGAGGAGGACTAAGAGAGAAGTAAAACAAGAAGACTAAAGGtgacaggaaaaatatgaagatgGCTCTAAATATGAAGAAATGACAGGATCAGGCTCCTAAAAGGAGAGAACAACAACCGTGACCTTCCAGGAACCAGCATAAGCAAAAACCAGTTTCTTTTCATAACCCCATAATTCATCCAGGACCCCTTCCTGCCTGCAGTccttgggggtggggtggtgggtttTCAGCTCTGTGGCACACTGGGCCATTCTCCAGAACCGCAGGGCATTTCCTGACTGGTGAGAAGGGTAATGGCTTGTGGCAGGCTCAGGGAACCCACAGGCTGGGTGACGGCTGTGACTTCACCTTATAGGACCTGCCATGTCACAGATCTACTCCTTATGTTCTTCTTGGTTGTGATAATAAGattccccttcccctgctccctgcaaagCAGGAGTAAGCGCGCAGTGTGCCCTGCCGTGTGGAATAAACACTGAGCCACCAGTCACTTCCTTTGGAAGCCACGGAGGTGCTGCGTATGCTCCCCATCACTCCAATTCAGAGGCCGCAGAGCGGACATTGTGGCTGTGATGCAACGGCAGGAAGCCACATGGCAGCACCACCTTCGGCAGCCATCTCTTCCGTGCTCTCCTCTCCCGTGGTGAACTTGTACGGGCAGAAGATCTCAGCTAATGCTCTCTGTGAAGGcacaccccaccaccaccaccccccccccgacGAATTCCTTCCCCCTCTACCTTTCAGCAAGCCTGGATTAGCCATtacagaaaagacaaagcaggAGTACTGTCCCATGTAACTAGAGATTGAAGTTCAAACTATTTGGCACTTTGGAAGAAGACCAGAGTTTGTGTTGTAATCCAGTGCTCGTAGCAGCTGTTAATTTTCTCCCAAGGTGTGTGCCAACACACAGCTTATTTTGATGCCTCCAAACCATGCCGGCAAATGCCTAAGTCAGCAAGGAGCAGAGAGACTGGCCAGGTGGGTTGAGCATGTGAGTATCTCCTGCTGCTGAATTCGGTAAGCTGTTGCATTGGCCACATATCCCAAACGGCCTCATAGCGTGCAAGGACAAGGGGAGAGCAGCAAACGTGGCTGAGCTTTGTGAAAAACAATAATTGTACCTCATTGTACTTACTTAATGAATTCTTTGCatacattcttttttaaaaacctctggATCTTTTTTCCTGGTCATAAAACATATGAAAGAAAGAGCTGTGGCACGTTTTTTCtggatgtttgttttctgtgttggcAGTCACAAAAATTTGCTTGCCTCAGGTCTGAGATGAAATCCTGCTGTTTGTTGTACAACACCGCTGTGgggacagaaagagaaaagtcaGTGCTAAGCAGTGAAGTAaacctgcaaaataaaaccctAACTGCTCAGGTAAGATGACAATAAGTTAATAAATACCACATTAGCAGTCCATCGAGGGAAGCCTGCATGAAACACCTGTTGCTGGTGTGGTCACATATCCCATGAACTTGCCAAATATACcactaaaacaaaaaccaaatggAGCAAATGAGGTCTGGGGCTTGAGCACCTGCTGTATGAAGAAAAGGTAACCCATTAAAAATGCTTGACAGGAAATAACTGCCAATAGGAAGGTGTACAATAAGGAACAGATAAAATCTGTAACAGGAACTGTGCCCCGTAAAAAAGCCTGGTGGGTACTGTGCCGTGCCCCTTGAATAAAGGGGCAGCTACAAGTGCCAGCTGGGAGCAAGGGCCTAGCTGGGGGAGAGGCTGGATTTGGAGCAGCCAAGTTAATGCTGGTTGGTGGTGAGATGGTGGGGAGCCAGCCTGCACCTGCCTGGTGCACCACGAGTTGCCAGGAGAAGACACGTGAGATACTGGGCAGTGAGACCGCAGTAATTTTTACATTGCGGATCCCTATGGGGATGACTGAATCTAAGTCAAAAGGCAATTTGCCATGGGGTGCTGGAGAGGAGAGCCAGCGTTTACAAAAGCGCCTTTTGCTTTACAACTTGAGGCCTGGGTGCCGCAGCAGCTGTAGCGTGGGGACAAGCAGGTGCAACAGAGAACCGCATGTGGACAGCTGGGTGCTAGCCGCTTGCCTTGCGCCTTTGGAAGCTTTTGAAGCGAAGGGAGGCAGGGCGGGCTGAAGGCTCTACGTTTCTGGATATCCAGGGAATTGCTGCAGGACCTGTGGAGAAAGATCCCCGGCGCTGGAAGGCAGGGTGAAGGCCCAGCAGGTGCCTAAACCGCAGCGAGGAGAAGGCGCGCCAAAACCCGGCTTTTGGGAAACCAACCTCTCGAGGGAACGGAGAGACTTGGCCACGGCGGGGAGAagtctcccttctccctcttcctcctccctgcagctctcGGAGCGgggagccgagccgagccctGCCCGCTCCCCGGGGCTCCAGCACCCCCGCTGCTGCCCGCTCCCTGCGCCATCTTCACCCCGCCGCTCGGCGAGGACCTTAGCCGGGGAGGGCGACATGgccgcccccgcctcccccgcgGGGCAGGACgggcccgggcggggcgggggccctGCCCCGAcccaccgcccgccccagcCGAGGGCACCCGAggcccggccgccccctccGGCTGGCGGAGCGTGGCCGCCTCCCCTCTGCCCGCTATAAGAgtggcggcgggccggggcctCGGGCTGCGCCGCTGCAAACAGGTAGGGCCGCCGGGATGTTTTATTGTTGTTACTCTTGTCTCCTTTATATGCATTTGAATTACCGCGTCCCACGCGCAGCAGCGGTGTcgccgccgcggcgggaggTGCGCCGGAGCAGCCGGGCGtgcgggggcggccccgccgggtCTTTCCCTCCCGGGCCCGCCGCCCACCCGGGTTTacttatttccctttcttttattATTCCTACCCAACCCACcgcggtttttttttttttagtgttgtggggtttttttttctttttttcaaatgcgGGGGCAGGCCGGGCTGCGCACCGCCCGGTGGGGCCCAGGCGCCCTCCCGCCTCCGCGCCGCGCTCCCCGCAGGCTTCGGCCAGGccaggccgggccggggcggacAGGAGTTGTGGGAGTCGTTCACTAGCACGGAGCGTGCGGTGGGCACAGACAAGTTCCGTCGCTTTGTACTGGTcaaaaccccccccccccaagatgGAAAACGCGGCTCTGCACCGGCCGCGGGCGCGAATGCGGGTTTTTATGGGCGCTTGCTCTTGGCGGGCGTAGGTAAAACCGGCACGCTCTCCCCCGCAGGCATGTCGTCCGTAAAGATCGAGTGCGTGGTCAAGGAGGGCTGCAGGCTCGGGGAGTCGCCCGTCTGGGACGAGAAGGAAAGCGCGCTCCTGTGCGTGGACATCACGGGTAGAAAGGTGTGCCGCTGGAGCGCGGTCACGCAGCAAGTGCAGGCCGTCTCTGTGGGTAAGGGGCGCCTCGGAGAACGCGCTGCCCGACGCGGGAGCGGAGCGCCCTCGCCGGGCGCGGGCGGGACCCGTGCGGGGGATGCAGCCCCCCGCCGCTGCGTGGTGCGCGGCTTCTGGAGGCCTCGCCCGAAAGCCCGGCTCCCCTGGGCCGAGGGCGCACAGGCGCTAGGTACTGGCCAGACTTGGTCCTGAGGGCTTTTCCTACGATTTTGTGCCGTTGGGCTGTGTTTTTACCTACTTCTCTGCCCTGTAAGTTGTTCACAGCTCGCTCTCTTTTGCTCCCTCGTTTCCCCAGAGGTGGAGGTCTGCTGTTGGTATCTGTGGGAACTTTGTTACTGGTTTGAATGAGCAATGCTTATAACACTTTCTTTATTGGAAGAAAATTTCccataagaatttttttttaaaaatttttaatgtaacagTGCCACCAGCTAGAGTCTCAATAGTTTAAGTATTTATTCCAGAAAGGAAGAGTTATGCTAACACTCATAAACAAAGAGTTGCAGGCTTACTTCTGGGTGTGATAGCGTAAATATTTGTCTGTCTGAAGACAACTCCTTAAATGGTTTAAGTATTTGGATTTATTACTTTCTCACGTTCAGTAACACTTGGTGAAAGCCATGTGCATTTCCCCACCCATAAGTTCTTCCTGTTATTCACAAAAAATTGATCTGGGCTTGTCTGCCCCCCAAGTTACTGTAGTCACCAGTTTTACGATAAGAGAAGGTCTGATTCTAATTTTGGAAACATTGCTTCCCAAActtatttcctcttcccttAGCTGAGGGAGCATGCTTCTCCCTGCACCCCCCCTAATTCAGTCCTACTCTCAAAGGTGTAATCTTCTACTTGTGGCCCCTCTGGAGATGTCAAAGGAACAATAGCTGAAGTagctactcttttttttttttttgtgtgggtttttttgcttgtttatttgttgggtttttgtggttggtttttcaaattttttttttaaaacttccctCCGTTTGGTAATGAAATAGTTGTAATTAATAGCTGTGCCTTTGGGAATACCATGATTTGAAagtccaaaaaaaccccaaccacccAAAGAGTGCCATGTGATTAAAATAGTGGGTTGATGTCCAAAGTGGAAACCGAGAGAAAAATTACTCATTACTGAAGCTTGGAGAGAATTACAACATTCCCACGCTTAGCAACAACTTCAAATGCCCTTTTCAACTCCACAGGGAAAACACCACTACATACATAACTGTGCCCGGGGGGAGACCTTTGGTCAGTTTTCTGTTTAGCATAAAATGGTGCTGCAGATAAATCAGTCCTGTGGGTGCTGCTTAACAGAGCTCTCTCTGGGGCGGCTGCGGACTGGGCTGGCCGTAAGGGCTCATAGAGCCCGAGCTGTGTTTGTGCAGTGAACAGTGGGGTGGCTGTGTCCGTCCCACTAGCCTGATACACCCCTTTCCCCTGAGGTGCTTTACTGGGAAGGTATGGGGCCATTCTTGTGGCTGTCGGGGCACCGACACCTccagggacaggcaggcaggggtATACAGGCTGCTGTGCTTGGGGGGCTGCTCCCCACAGAGTGGGAGGAAggccctgggggctgctggggtggaAGGGCTCCTGCGGGACACGGCCCCAGGCGTTCTGCTGGGAGAGCTAATGGAGAGTGGcgttcccatgctctgccggcaAAGCCCCCGCTGCCAGTGCAGGCAGAAAAGCGCTTTTAGTGGTGTGGTTACTGGCAATCGGGAGAGCAGCGAAACGACCTCCTTTGAGGGGTGCCACGCAGGGCTGAGGGGGCTCTGCCGGCCTCTCTGCTGCCACGGGAAGGGGAAGCGGCACCCGCACGCCCAGCGTAGGTGAGCCCAGACCACCAGCCGCAGCGCAGTCGCACGCCTCTAGGTGAAGGAGTTGCTCAAGTTGAGCTTGCAGTCAGCGGTGCCTCTCAGGTGCTGGGGGCAAACAGCATTTGCATTTCTAGCGTGGTGGTACCATTGGGGCGCCCAGAGCCAAGCAGCCAGAAAGGAGCAGCTCCtcttggcagcagcagcggtGGCTGGTGGCGATTTTGAGTGTCTGTGAATCTGTTACCTAATTATACCTCTGCAAAGCTATAAAcacaagaaatgttttatttttaaattagaaagttGGTGATTAGTTCTATGTATATTAAATATTGTCCCAGACTTTATTGCTCTGTTGAAAGTTATTATTCCTTACATTGCATCTGGCTGTAGGCTTTTATAGAAATGTCGTCTTCACACTcatttctctgggtttttttttctactttttttataATAACCTGCAACTGAAGTTTTACTGCATAATAGCTCAAACAAGTGTAAACTAACCGTGGAGCATTTactaattttctgttttgctttaactCTTGGAAAGCTCTGCCACTCCTGGGTGTGTTTttggtgctgctggaggcatGGCTGAACTGTCGGGCAGAGCGTGGCGCAGGGGGGCGGCTCTCCTGCCCAGCGTCACCTGTGCCAGTGCAGAGATACTCTCTGTCTCCATGACTTAAAATGGATCGGCCAGGCAGGGCTGATTTACCCAGGAGCTATGCTAAACAAACACAGTTGCTCCAGAGCTCTTGTAGCAATTGAGTTTTCCCTTGGGGAGAGGGGAACTGATGCAGTAACTTGTCATAAAGAGCATAGATGCCTATATCTGTCCCCCTTCTAAAGTACCTAGCAGAACCAGGTGCTTGTAGTGGTTATCGCTCCTGGGAGCAGTGGTAATAGCACTCAAGTTCCCTGAGTTTATATGTCCCAAACTGGTGATTCTTGTTGTAGCAACTTTCTGTATGTATTAAGTATGTCCTTTTTGTGTGAAAGAGTCTATGTATTTAAACACCAGTTTTGTTGGTTAAAAAGTAGGTTATTTTTCTAGCCTGTGGTCACACTGGGTTCGGTGTGACTGCTTGCATGTCTAAAGTGGGCAGAAGAGAAATGTCTCTCCATAGCACCtctcttttccatttcactCTGTTCCTAGATGCTCCCGTGAGCTCTGTGGCTCTCCGGAAGTCTGGAGATTATGTCATCACCCTGGGAACCAGGTTTGCTGCTTTGAAATGGAAAGAGCAGCTGGTAACCACCATTACTCAGGTGGACAAGGATAAACCAAACAATCGATTCAACGATGGGAAAGTGGATCCTGCAGGGAGGTATTTTGCAGGTATGCTGCAGGCCgttccttccttctgctgctctgttAGGTTTTGGTGGCGATGCAGTGATCACCTGTAGATGCAGCAAGTGTTTGGTCATAGTTaaatggtggggtttttttcgtCGTCTACAAGCAGAGTTTAGTCCCATTCACAAATCTATTTGTATCACGTGGAGTATTTTTTTTACGGAGAGGCCCACTATTCAGAGCCTGCCTAGTTTAAGATACTGGCCTTGTCTCCTCCCTGTTGGCCTGCTTGTTTTGACTGCTGGTAGAGTGCCAgtagaaaatacttttccagTGAGAAATTTATGATATTGTGGGGTTTGTTCTTTATAAATCGGAATTTATAGATGGTGTTTCTAAAAACTATgtgactgttcagcctggagaagagaaggctcagggggatcttaccCATGTGTGTAACTACCTGATTGGGGTGGGGAGTAAAGAAGAGGGAGTCAGGCTTtgctcagtggtgcccagtgacaggaccagaggccaCAGGTGCAAACAAATTcaggaaattctgtttaaacataAGGAAACTCTTTTACTGAGGGTGATCAAACAGTGGAACAGATTGCctagagaggctgtggagtcgCTCCATCCATGGAGATACACAAGACACAACAGTGCCCTGAGCAACTTGCAGTTGCTCCCCTGAGCAGGGGGTGGGcccagatgatctccagaagtgCCCTCCAACCTCAGCCGTCCTGTGATCCTGTCCTCCTAGTTTTTAAAACACCATTCTGTGCATCTGCCCTGTAGCTGGGTCCCTAGGCTTACTTAACTTGCTTTTACACAGCCTCTCAAAAGCCAGAGTCAGCTGCCAGCTTTGACCTGCAATGATGagatttgtttttgaaaaggcTTTACTAAGACTCGCTCTGAGGGAGGAGGAAGTTTTTTCCCAGTCTCTCTGCTGCACAAGATGTTAAGATTTGTGGGAAGTTAATTGCTGACCACACCTTTCATAGTATTTGAATGGCTGAATAAAATGTTTAGCAGAAGTCACGCTGCACACCGTTTCTGCCACAGTTCAGCAAAAGTCCCAAAGGCTGTGCTTTATCATCTTACGTAAAAGCAAGCACTTTTGAAATCTacctttctcttttgcttttaattcacTTTCTTCCCAAATTTCTGAAGCACCTACACTGCTCCCTTCCATGTCCACAGTGTGATCATTGTAGCGAGGGGCTGCCACCAAACCTGGAGGAGAGCCCATTCACTCTGAAACTGCTTTCTCCCCTTTGGCTCCACACAGGCACGATGGCTGAGGAGATTCGACCTGCCGTGCTGGAAAGACACCAGGGCTCTCTGTATACGCTCTTCTCCGACCTCTCAGTAGTGAAGCACTTTGATCAGGTGGACATTTCTAATGGGCTGGACTGGTCACTGGATCACAAAACCTTCTTTTATATTGACAGCTTGTCCTACTCGGTGGATGCCTTTGATTATGACCTCCAAACTGGAAAAATTGGTATGACTTGTTGTATTCTAAAATAGTCGTTTGTGCCTAAAGATTGTGAAGTTTGCTTCCACTCTGGTTATTAGGCAGAGCCGGTCAGAGCTTTAGGAGCGCTTCTTCAGAAACCTCTTTGGAACAAAACAGTAGAAGCTGTATTAACATTAACCTGCATTAGCGTAGCCTCCTAGTCAGAGGCTGTTGTAATATATAGTAATATATTATAAATACAATAATACTAATATATAGTAATATACTGTAAATATAAAGTATTTAAATTGCGTGGCAGAGTTTGAGGAGTCATCTGGACTACTGTTACCAAGCGCAATGCGTATCTGATctttctgtgtaaaaagggCAAAGTGTTTCTTGTATGGCTGGATTTCTGTGGCTGCCTGTTTCTTATTCCTGACAGCGTAGGCAAAGTAATAGAAAAGCTTGTAGTCTTGTGCAAAACCTCTCAGCTAGCttctctagattttttttttcaccttgttttgttttttaaaatataagctcTTAGATGAAGATTCTGCAGACAGAGCTAAGCAACAACTGGAAAACAATAACTCAAAGCTCTTCttccttcatttatttaaagcaaaacaaaataaccccTTAAGGGCTTCTACAAGCttgggcaaaagaaaaaatccagtgACTTGGAATAATCTGCTTTTGAGTACATGGGCCGCCATGTTTTGCTTTAGAAGAACCCAGTCAATTTTGatatttagttttaaaactgtGAATCCAAACTCTTTAGGTGTAGCATCTTGTCCCAATGTCCCTCTGCTATGGCTTACAATAGAATTTTTCTTTAGGAAGTAGGgtggttttctctctctttttctcaccCGTGGTCGCACGCTGTCTTTCTGTGGGCAATCTGGCGATCCCCAGGAGCACAAAGGaaagccattaaaaatattgctacaTATGAGAAACATTGAAGTTGTCAGAGCATAAAATAAACAGTGTTGGAAagttggttttaattttctttaataacagCGGATAAAAGTTCAGATagagttgtttgtttttaggttGACAGTATGCCTTTGAAGTTGATGCCTTTCCTAACTCTGTGTTTATATGAACTCTCAGTTTGTATATCTAAAGGTCAGTTTTGTGTTGGAACCGCGATTATTGGCACGTTCCAGCAATCTGTTTGAAAAGTCTCCAGTTCTCTGACTGAAAGCAACCTGCACTTGAAATGATCCAAACTGCTTTTAGAGcaagtaattaattttctgaatataaataacattaattttttttcaggtattcaTTTAATAGTGTAAGAAGGGAGCGTGAGTGGTGTACTGGAAAAGAACACCAGAAAAAAGGATTATACTTTCAATGGATAGAAACTGATGTATGGGCTTTCACGCTGAGAAACAACCGTCTCAGGGAACAAACAGGACAGCAGACGTGATCTATTTCTTTCAACCAAAGAACTCGGGACTTCAgcacagcttttgaaaataatagtACGAATAACAACTCTCTCAACTTAATTTTATTGTGGTTTTTCTATGCTGCAGACAACCGTAGGAGTATATACAGACTGGAAAAAGAGGAGAGCATTCCTGACGGGATGTGCATTGATACAGAAGGCAAACTTTGGGTAGCTTGTTATGATGGTGGGAGAGTGATTCGTCTTGACCCTGAGACAGGTAAGTCCTTGGAAAGGgtggactggaaaaaaaccaaacaacaaaaaaagaagaaacaaaagcaaagaatgaGAGGTGTTTTTTACTCTTCACAAAAATGGTATATCtgctctttttaaaacattacttttttccttaaagcaatTGTACATACCTGCTCTCAAAAGTTAGTTCCGTATACGAGTCGTCTTTATTCCCAGCCTCTGTTGTTTTGGAGAAGGTAACGTTGCTGAGGGCATTACCGTTACACTTGCGAATTGTTTGAGTTAGCATCCTCTTGCATCCTCCAAACTGAAGGTCAGCATTTACCTTATTGATAAATGATattgaagaaaatgaataagCCATGAAGTGGCAAAGATGAATTAAGccatttttttgtcttgtttcttcAGCATAGTGTATTCTTTTGGGCAGCCTACTGAGGTTACTACAAGTCCCACATGACACTGATGCCAACAACTTTTATTTATATGATGAATTTTGcaattgaaataattaaaaatatttcatgaattCCACAGCATTTTATCATTCCTGCAGTAACCTCTTGGGTGTGCCCATTGTCTGAGCCTGTTGTTCATTGCTACTCTCATTTGGGCTTTGGTGGTCTGCCAGGCGTGGTTTAGTCTGGGTAAAAAACACTTGTGAAGCGTTTCAGGGAGACTGAACCACAGTGTCTGGAAGGGGCCAGTGGGTGAGAATGGGAGTGTGATTTGACAGATCCCA
The Phalacrocorax aristotelis chromosome 1, bGulAri2.1, whole genome shotgun sequence DNA segment above includes these coding regions:
- the RGN gene encoding regucalcin, translating into MSSVKIECVVKEGCRLGESPVWDEKESALLCVDITGRKVCRWSAVTQQVQAVSVDAPVSSVALRKSGDYVITLGTRFAALKWKEQLVTTITQVDKDKPNNRFNDGKVDPAGRYFAGTMAEEIRPAVLERHQGSLYTLFSDLSVVKHFDQVDISNGLDWSLDHKTFFYIDSLSYSVDAFDYDLQTGKIDNRRSIYRLEKEESIPDGMCIDTEGKLWVACYDGGRVIRLDPETGKRLQTVKLPVDKTTSCCFGGKDYSEMYVTSASDGMDKEWLSRQPQAGGVFKITGLGVKGVPPYPFAG